From Rhodopseudomonas palustris:
GCACGGCGCGGCCGCCCTCGGAGGCGAGGTCGAGACCGATCGAGCGCTTGTTGCGGTTGGTGCCGATGAAATATGCCGCGTCGTCATCGTGGAAGGGAGGGCCCCAGTCGCGGGTCTCGTCGCCGGCGGGCGGCTCGACCTTGATGACGTCGGCGCCGTGATCGGCGAGAATCTGGGTGCAATACGGGCCGCCGAGCACGCGCGACAGATCGATCACACGCAAACCGGCAATCGCGCCGGGCATCAGGGGAGAAGTCATGAGGGCTTTCTTATTGAAGCTTTGCGGGAGGCGGAGGACAGAGCCGCTTGTTGGCGAATGCTCTGCCGGAATGGGACTTCAGATAGTGTTCGAACTCCAGCGCCTGGAATTTGTCCGGGAAGGCGCCGTACCAACACAGTTCCCAAGGCATGAACTTCGAGGTGTGCGGCGACCTTCCGGTATTGTGATCCTTGATCCGCATTTTTAGATCGGCTGTCGCCCCCGTGTAAACCTGATCGCGATGGCTGAGGCTGCGGATGATGTAGACGTACCACATTCCCCACCTCCGCGATGATCGCGCAAGTTTCGAGCACGGCGCTCGCTTCGAAAGCCCCCCGCAAACGCCAAGCGGGGCTGATCCACGACAGGCACGTGGAGAACAGGCACGTGGAGATTAGATCAGAATCCGGGGGAATTGAACGGGCAGCCCGTCTTCGCCTACGGCTTCGCCGGGCACCACGCTTCGCCAAGTGGCTTAGCGCGGCTGCGCCACGCGAAGCCTCAGTGTGCTGCGTTGCAGCCCGTCTTCGCCTACGGCTTCGCCGGGCACCACGCTTCGCCAAGTGGCTTAGCGCGGCTGCGCCACGCGAAGCCTCAGTGTGCTGCGTTGCAGCCCGTCTTCGCCTACGGCTTCGCCGGGCACCACGCTTCGCCAAGTGGCTTAGCGCGGCTGCGCCACGCGAAGCCACTTGGCGAAGCGTGGTGGAGCCAGGCGGGATCGAACCGCCGACCTCTTGCATGCCATGCAAGCGCTCTCCCAGCTGAGCTATGGCCCCTGAAGCCTGGGTGCGCGCGGACAAATCACCGCGCGCGGCATTCGTTGATCACAGATCGGCGACGATCTCAAGTCTCCTCATCGCCGGAAACGTCACCAATGATGTCGGTGACGTCTTCATCGCCTTCTTCTTCGTCGGCAATGAAGGTCGAATCGTCGTCGTCCTCGATCGATTCGTCGATCTCGATGTCGTCCTCGGACTCCGGAACGACGGCCTTGACCTTGCCGGTCTTCTCCTCGGCATCGGCCTCCTCGAGCGACACCAGCTCTTCGGCCTCCATCGCCTCGGGCGCCTCGGCGGCGGCGGGAGCTGCGGCAGCGCGGGAATCGGCCCGGCTGCGCGACGCCACCACCGGCGCGATCGGCACGACTTCGCCGGTATAGGGCGAGATCACCGGAGTCTTGTTCAGATCGTAGAACTTTTTGCCTGTCACCGGGCAAATACGTTTGGTTCCGAGATCGGATTTCGCCACTTGTGCAACCTTGGGATTTCTTGAAAAACGGTGCTTCACTTGGCTAGTTGCCACGCTGCTGTCAATAGCGGTTTATGCGGAGCGGCGGCCGTGCGACGCGCGCGGCCGCAATTCGATCAGGCGCCCGGCGCGCAGGGGACCCCATCTTGAGCCATTCCGACCACACCTCGCCGCTCGAGGCGCGCAAAAGCGCGGCGCTGAGCGGGACCGCCCGCGTCCCCGGCGACAAGTCGATTTCCCACCGCGCGCTGATTCTCGGCGCGCTCGCGGTCGGCGAGACCCGGATTTCCGGCCTGCTGGAAGGCGAGGACGTTCTCAATACCGCCAAGGCGATGCGGGCGCTGGGAGCGCGGGTCGAGCGCACCGGCGATTGCGCCTGGAGCGTCCATGGCGTCGGCGTCGCCGGCTTCGCGGAGCCCGCCGCGCCGCTCGATTTCGGCAATTCCGGCACCGGCTGCCGGCTGGCGATGGGCGCGGTGGCGGGCTCGCCGATCACCGCCACCTTCGACGGCGACGCCTCGCTGCGCTCGCGGCCGATGCGCCGGATCGTCGATCCGCTGGAGCAGATGGGCGCGCGGGTGACGCAGAGCGCCGAGGGCGGCCGGCTGCCGCTGACGCTGGCCGGCGCGCGCGATCCGCTGCCGATCACCTACCGTACCCCGGTGCCGTCGGCGCAGATCAAGTCTGCGGTGCTGCTGGCCGGTCTGTCGGCGCCGGGCGTCACCACCGTGATCGAGGCCGAGGCCAGCCGCGACCATACCGAGCTGATGCTGCAGCATTTCGGCGCCACGGTGGTGACCGAGCCGGAGGGCGCCCACGGCCGGAAGATTGCGCTGACCGGCCAGCCCGAGCTGCGCGGCGCCCCGGTGGTGGTGCCGGCCGACCCGTCCTCGGCGGCGTTCCCGATGGTCGCGGCGCTGATCGTGCCGGGTTCGGACGTGGTGCTGACCGAGGTGATGACCAATCCACTGCGCACCGGGCTGATCACCACGCTGCGGGAGATGGGCGGCGCGATCGAGCAGAGCGAGACCCGCGGCGACAGCGGCGAGCCGATGGCGCAATTTCGGATTCGCGGTTCGCAATTGCGCGGCGTCGAGGTGCCGCCGGAGCGCGCGCCGTCGATGATCGACGAATATCTGGTGCTGGCGGTCGCGGCCGCCTTCGCCGAGGGCACCACGATCATGCGCGGCCTGCACGAGCTGCGGGTCAAGGAAAGCGACCGGCTGGAGGCGACCGCCGACATGCTGCGGGTCAACGGCGTCAAAGTCGAGATTTTGGGCGACGATCTGATCGTCGAAGGCCGCGGCCAAGTGCCGGGCGGCGGGCTGGTGGCGACCCACATGGATCACCGCATCGCGATGTCGGCGCTGGTGATGGGGCTCGCGGCCGACAAGGCCGTGAAGGTCGACGACACCGCCTTCATCGCCACCAGCTTCCCGGACTTCGTCCCGATGATGCGGCGGCTCGGCGGCGAATTCGGCTGAACGACGCTTCTGCGGGAAGCGTCAGGCCGGCTCGACCGGCACGCGGCCGACCAGCCGGTCGGTCTCCTGCTGCGCGGCGGTGAGCGAGGCCGACAGCCGCGCCCGGATCTCGGCGCGATCGGCGGCCGCATCGACGATCACTGGTTCGCCGAACCGGATCGCGACCTTCGAGAACAGGCCGGGCAGCAGCAGCCGGTCCCAGCTCTGCAGCAGCTTGCCGCGCTGCAGGCTGACGGCGGCCGGCAGGATCGGCAGGCCGGTGAGCCGGGCGAGGTCGAGAATGCCGTCATTGTTGATGTGCATGCGCGGACCGCGCGGGCCGTCGGGCGTCACGAACAGGCTGTGGCCGTCGCGCGCCAGCCGCAGCATCTCGCGCGCGGCCCGCATGCCGCCCTTGGAGCTCGACCCGACCGCGGTCTGGATCCCGTACAGAGCGCCGGCTTTGCTGATGATCTGGCCGTCGCGATGACCGCTGATCAGCGCGATCAGCGGTTTGCCGCCATTGCGCAGCATCGGCAGCGTGTTCAGCCGGCCATGCCACATCGCCAGAATATATGGCTCCGCAATCGGAAACGCCGCACGGTCGAACCGGCCGGTCCAGATCACGACCTGCAAATAGGCCGCGGCCGGAATCACCGCCGCCCATTGGAATGCGTCGCTCCTCAGGATGCGTTTGACGAAAGCAGGAGTGGCCATACCGAGGATTGTCCGGGCAAATCGGGTCGCGGCGCGCAGGGCTGATTTCCGCGGCTCGCGGGTTTATATCGGCCGGCGGCAAGCTGCAAACCACGCCGCTTGAAATCCCTCTATCCGCCGTGTTGAAGAGCAGCCGCGCTGCTCCGCGCCGGGACCGACTGGAAAGCTGAAGACCGCATGATCATCGCCATCGACGGACCGGCCGCCTCCGGCAAGGGCACGCTCGGCAAGCGGCTCGCCGCTCACTACGGGTTCCGGCACCTTGATACCGGCGTTATCTACCGTGCCGTCGCCAAGGTGCTGCTCGACGGCAGCGCCGACCTGAGCGACGAGGCCCAGGCCATCGCGGCCGCGCGCGAGCTCGATCCGGGCATCTTCGGCGACCCGGCGCTGAAGAGCCAGACCGTCGGCGACGCCGCCTCGGTGATTTCCGCCTATGCGAAGGTCCGCGAGGTGCTGGTCGGCTTCCAGCGGCAATTCGCCGCCGAACCGCCGGGCGCGGTGCTCGACGGCCGCGACATCGGAACCGTGATCTGCCCGGACGCCGACGTGAAGATCTTCGTCGTCGCCGATCCGGAGGTGCGCGCCCGCCGCCGGACGCTCGAGGCGCAGGCCCGCGGGGAGCCCGCCGATGAGGCGGTGATTCTCGCCGACATCCTCAAGCGCGACGAGCGCGACCGAAACCGCAGCGCCGCCCCCTTGAAACAAGCGCCAGATGCAGTCTTGCTCGATAATTCCAATTTGGATATAGAAGGCGGCGTCCGGGCCGCCATCGCTATTGTCGAGGCCGTTCGAGCGGGCCGGCGTCGGGTCTGAGGACTAAACCGACGCCGTCATTGGAGGAGCGCCCGCTCCACGGTTCTGTACAGATGGTCGAACGCACAACGCCCAGGTTCCGTTCGGGCCTGTCGTTCTCGTTCTGCGCCCAATGCTTTCTTGGAATGACATTATCCGATCCGATATTCGATCCGATCACATCGGATCAACGGCTCGACCGTGCAGGCATGCTGCCGGCCCGCTCCGCAATGATTTGCAGGGCGGTCGTCAGGTTCGCGGACCCCTGACACTGCGCGCGAGAGACGTCCCTCAACCGAACTGCCGGCGACATCCGCATCTGGAGAACAAATGGCTTCGACCGATACTTACAACCCGACCCGCGACGATTTCGCCGCGATGCTCGACGAGTCCTTCGCCGGCGGCAATCTGCAGGAAAGCTCCGTCATCAAGGGCATCGTCGTCGCGATCGAAAAGGACATGGCCGTCATCGACGTCGGCCTGAAGACCGAAGGCCGCGTGGCGCTGCGCGAATTCGCAGGACCCGGCCGTGAAAGCGAATTGAAGGTCGGCGACACCGTCGAAGTGTTCCTCGACCGGATCGAGAACGCCCTCGGCGAAGCCGTGCTGTCGCGCGACAAGGCGCGCCGCGAAGAGAGCTGGGGCAAGCTCGAGAAGGCCTTCCAGGGCAACGAGAAGGTGTTCGGCGTCATCTTCAACCAGGTCAAGGGCGGCTTCACGGTCGACCTCGACGGCGCCGTGGCGTTCCTGCCGCGCTCGCAGGTCGACATCCGCCCGATCCGCGACGTCGCGCCGCTGATGAACAACTCGCAGCCGTTCCAGATCCTCAAGATGGACCGCCGCCGCGGCAACATCGTGGTGTCGCGCCGCACGGTTCTCGAAGAGACCCGCGCCGAGCAGCGCCAGGAGCTGGTGCAGAACCTCGAAGAGGGCCAGGTGATCGACGGCGTGGTCAAGAACATCACCGATTACGGTGCGTTCGTGGACCTCGGCGGCATCGACGGCCTGCTGCACGTGACCGACATCGCATGGCGTCGCGTCAACCACCCGACCGAAGTGCTGACGATCGGCCAGACCGTCAAGGTCAAGATCATCAAGATCAACCACGAGACCCACCGCATCTCGCTCGGCATGAAGCAACTGCTGGACGATCCGTGGCAGGGCATCGAGGCGAAGTACCCGCTGAACGCGCGCTTCACCGGCCGCGTCACCAACATCACCGACTACGGCGCGTTCGTCGAGCTCGAGCCGGGTATCGAAGGCCTGATCCACGTCTCCGAGATGTCGTGGACCAAAAAGAACATGCACCCCGGCAAGATCGTTTCGACTTCGCAGGAAGTCGAAGTGCAGGTGCTCGAGGTGGATTCGGTCAAGCGCCGGATTTCGCTCGGCCTCAAGCAGACGATGCGCAACCCGTGGGAAGTGTTCGTCGAGAAGTATCCGGTCGGCTCGACCGTCGAAGGCGAAGTCAAGAACAAGACCGAGTTCGGGTTGTTCTTGGGCCTCGACGGCGACGTCGACGGCATGGTGCATCTCTCCGACCTCGACTGGAAGCAGCCGGGCGAGCAGGTGATCGACAACTTCAAGAAGGGCGACATGGTCAAGGCCATCGTCCTCGACGTCGATGTCGAGAAGGAGCGCATCTCGCTCGGCGTCAAGCAGCTCGAAGGCGACCCCTTCGCCGAGCCGGGCGACGTCAAGAAGGGCGCGATCGTGACCTGCGAAGTGCTGGAAGTGAAGGAATCGGGCATCGACGTGCAGATCGTCGGCACCGACTTCGCCACCTTCATCAAGCGCTCGGAACTGGCGCGCGACCGCAACGATCAGCGCAGCGACCGCTTCGCGGTCGGTGAGAAGGTCGACGCCCGCGTGATCCAGTTCGACAAGAAGGCCCGCAAGGTCCAGGTGTCGATCAAGGCGCTGGAAGTCGCGGAAGAGAAGGAAGCCATCGCGCAGTACGGCTCGTCCGATTCGGGCGCGACGCTGGGCGACATTCTCGGCACCGCGCTCAAGCAGCGCGACAAGTAAGCCTCAGGCTTACGCCGACCAACATCAGGGCCCCGGCATCGCCGGGGCCCTTTTTGTTGTCGAAACACCACCGCCGTCATGCCCGGGCTCGTCCCGGGCATCCACGCCTTGACGGACTTCGCAACAGAAAGACGTAGATGGCCGGGACAAGCCCGGCCATGACGAAGGAAAGGTCACGCGCCGCGGCCGCGTCGTCCCGCCGCCGGCACCTTGTTTTCTTCATATTGGGGCGCAATTGATGTAATCCCGTCATGGGAAATCAACGATCCCATTTGAAAACCGTGAATAGTCTTCCGCCGGAGAAATTCCATGTCGCTTGATTCCGATGTGATCGTCGATCGCCGCCGCATTCGCCGCAAGTTGACGTTCTGGCGGGTCGCTGCGGTGCTGGTCGCGATCGGCGCAGTGATCGCGGTCGGCGCGATGGTGTCGCCGGCGGGCACCGCGCTCACGACCTCGGGCTCGATCGCGCGGATCAAGATCGACGGCCTGATCCGCAGCAACTCCGAACGGGTCGAGGCGCTGGAGCGGCTGGCGAAATCGAACAGCGCCGCGGTGATCGTCCACATCAATTCGCCGGGCGGCACCACCGCCGGCTCGGAAGAACTCTACACCGCGCTGATGCGGCTCAAGGCCAAGAAGCCGATGGTGGTGGTGGTCGAGGGCCTGGCCGCATCGGGCGGCTACATCGCCGCCATCGCCTCCGATCACATCATCGCGCAGCAGAGTTCGCTGGTCGGCTCGATCGGCGTGCTGTTCCAATATCCGAACGTCTCCGAACTGATGAAGACGGTCGGCGTCAAGGTCGAGGAGGTGAAGTCGTCACCGCTGAAGGCGGCACCGAACGGCTTCGAGCCGACCAGCCCCGAGGCGCGCGCCGCGCTGGAATCGCTGGTGCGGGATTCCTACGCGTGGTTTCGCGATCTGGTGAAGCAGCGCCGCGCCATGGACGACAATCAGCTCGGCATCGTCGCCGACGGCCGCGTCTTCACCGGCCGGCAGGCGGTCGGACTGAAACTGATCGATCAGCTCGGCGACGAGAAGACCGCGGTGGCGTGGCTGGAAACCGAGAAGAAGGTCAAGAGCGGCCTGCCGGTGCGCGACTTCAAGCTGGCGCCGCAGTTCGGCGACCTGACGTTCCTGCGGGCCGCGGCGTCGGTCACGCTCGATGCGCTCGGCCTCGGCCCGATCGCGCGACAGATCGAGCAGTCCGGCGCGATGCATCTCGGCCTCGACGGCATGCTCGCCTTGTGGGTGCCGGGTAGCAGCCGCTGACGGCGATGGCCGGCCCGCGTCGCGCCGGTTTCGTCCGGCCGACCACGCGCAAGGCGCCTCGCAAGCACCGTCGGACGGCATTGTCCAGCCTGCCTCATTTGATTTAGCGTCTTGACAGTTCACAGTATTTTCAAGGAAATGGCGGTCCGCACGCACGGACCACATCCTCGATGATCAAATCCGAACTCGTTCAGCGTATCGCCGAGCATAACCCGCACCTCTACCAGCGGGACGTCGAGAATATCGTCAACGCGATCCTCGACGAGATCGTCGATGCGCTGGCGCGTGGCGATCGGGTGGAGCTGCGCGGCTTCGGCGCGTTTTCGGTGAAGCACCGGCCCGCGCGTGCCGGCCGCAATCCGCGCACCGGCGCGCATGTTCCGGTCGACCAGAAGAGCGTGCCGTTTTTCAAGACCGGCAAGGAAATGCGCGAACGGCTGAACCGCGAGACCGGAAATACCGATACCGGCGCGTGACGCGACGCCCGTTTGCTGGGCAAGGCGAGCGAGAACGACATGCAGAAATTTCTGACAGCCGTGGTGCTGATTCCGCTCGGACTGATTTTCATCGTCTTCGCGGTCGCCAACCGCCATCTCGTCACGGTGTCGTTCGATCCGCTGGATGTCAGCGATCCGATCGGCACCGTGCAGATGCCGTTGTTCGTGCTGATCATCGGCGTCGCGATCCTCGGCGTGATCGCCGGCGGCATCGCTACCTGGTTCCGGCAGCGGCATTGGCGACGCGCGGCACGGCGGCATCAGGCCGAGGCGATCGAGGCCAGGGCGGAGCTGGCGAATTTGCGCGCCAGCATCGTCAGCCCGGCGCAGAGCGAACCGAAGCGGCTGCTGCTGGAACAGGGTTCCGCGACCGGCAGGCGCGACAAGGCCGGCGCGGCGCTGTAGAACACCGTCGAGTAGCCGGCCTTCCTGCCGCCGGCCGAAACCCGATCGCGAATCCATGTCCGTCGTCGTCAAAATCTGCGGCCTGTCGACCTGCGACACGCTCGAAGCGGCGGTCGCGGCCGGCGCCGATATGCTCGGCTTCGTGTTCTTTCCCGCCTCGCCGCGTCATGTCGGGCTCGACCTCGCGCGCCAGCTCGGCGACCAGATCGGCAGCCGCGCCGCCAAGGTCGCGCTGACGGTCGACGCCAGCGACGCGCTGATCCGCGACGTCGTCGACGCCCTCGCGCCGGACCTGCTGCAGCTCCACGGCAAGGAAAGCCCGGAGCGGATCCGCGCGATCAAACACACTTTCGGGCTGCCGGTGATGAAGGCCGTCGCGGTGGCGACCGCCGACGATCTCGCGGCGCTGCCCGCTTACGCCGCAGCAAGCGACCGCATCCTGTTCGACGC
This genomic window contains:
- a CDS encoding GIY-YIG nuclease family protein; translated protein: MWYVYIIRSLSHRDQVYTGATADLKMRIKDHNTGRSPHTSKFMPWELCWYGAFPDKFQALEFEHYLKSHSGRAFANKRLCPPPPAKLQ
- a CDS encoding TIGR02300 family protein, which encodes MAKSDLGTKRICPVTGKKFYDLNKTPVISPYTGEVVPIAPVVASRSRADSRAAAAPAAAEAPEAMEAEELVSLEEADAEEKTGKVKAVVPESEDDIEIDESIEDDDDSTFIADEEEGDEDVTDIIGDVSGDEET
- the aroA gene encoding 3-phosphoshikimate 1-carboxyvinyltransferase, whose translation is MSHSDHTSPLEARKSAALSGTARVPGDKSISHRALILGALAVGETRISGLLEGEDVLNTAKAMRALGARVERTGDCAWSVHGVGVAGFAEPAAPLDFGNSGTGCRLAMGAVAGSPITATFDGDASLRSRPMRRIVDPLEQMGARVTQSAEGGRLPLTLAGARDPLPITYRTPVPSAQIKSAVLLAGLSAPGVTTVIEAEASRDHTELMLQHFGATVVTEPEGAHGRKIALTGQPELRGAPVVVPADPSSAAFPMVAALIVPGSDVVLTEVMTNPLRTGLITTLREMGGAIEQSETRGDSGEPMAQFRIRGSQLRGVEVPPERAPSMIDEYLVLAVAAAFAEGTTIMRGLHELRVKESDRLEATADMLRVNGVKVEILGDDLIVEGRGQVPGGGLVATHMDHRIAMSALVMGLAADKAVKVDDTAFIATSFPDFVPMMRRLGGEFG
- a CDS encoding lysophospholipid acyltransferase family protein — its product is MATPAFVKRILRSDAFQWAAVIPAAAYLQVVIWTGRFDRAAFPIAEPYILAMWHGRLNTLPMLRNGGKPLIALISGHRDGQIISKAGALYGIQTAVGSSSKGGMRAAREMLRLARDGHSLFVTPDGPRGPRMHINNDGILDLARLTGLPILPAAVSLQRGKLLQSWDRLLLPGLFSKVAIRFGEPVIVDAAADRAEIRARLSASLTAAQQETDRLVGRVPVEPA
- the cmk gene encoding (d)CMP kinase, which gives rise to MIIAIDGPAASGKGTLGKRLAAHYGFRHLDTGVIYRAVAKVLLDGSADLSDEAQAIAAARELDPGIFGDPALKSQTVGDAASVISAYAKVREVLVGFQRQFAAEPPGAVLDGRDIGTVICPDADVKIFVVADPEVRARRRTLEAQARGEPADEAVILADILKRDERDRNRSAAPLKQAPDAVLLDNSNLDIEGGVRAAIAIVEAVRAGRRRV
- the rpsA gene encoding 30S ribosomal protein S1 is translated as MASTDTYNPTRDDFAAMLDESFAGGNLQESSVIKGIVVAIEKDMAVIDVGLKTEGRVALREFAGPGRESELKVGDTVEVFLDRIENALGEAVLSRDKARREESWGKLEKAFQGNEKVFGVIFNQVKGGFTVDLDGAVAFLPRSQVDIRPIRDVAPLMNNSQPFQILKMDRRRGNIVVSRRTVLEETRAEQRQELVQNLEEGQVIDGVVKNITDYGAFVDLGGIDGLLHVTDIAWRRVNHPTEVLTIGQTVKVKIIKINHETHRISLGMKQLLDDPWQGIEAKYPLNARFTGRVTNITDYGAFVELEPGIEGLIHVSEMSWTKKNMHPGKIVSTSQEVEVQVLEVDSVKRRISLGLKQTMRNPWEVFVEKYPVGSTVEGEVKNKTEFGLFLGLDGDVDGMVHLSDLDWKQPGEQVIDNFKKGDMVKAIVLDVDVEKERISLGVKQLEGDPFAEPGDVKKGAIVTCEVLEVKESGIDVQIVGTDFATFIKRSELARDRNDQRSDRFAVGEKVDARVIQFDKKARKVQVSIKALEVAEEKEAIAQYGSSDSGATLGDILGTALKQRDK
- the sppA gene encoding signal peptide peptidase SppA, with protein sequence MSLDSDVIVDRRRIRRKLTFWRVAAVLVAIGAVIAVGAMVSPAGTALTTSGSIARIKIDGLIRSNSERVEALERLAKSNSAAVIVHINSPGGTTAGSEELYTALMRLKAKKPMVVVVEGLAASGGYIAAIASDHIIAQQSSLVGSIGVLFQYPNVSELMKTVGVKVEEVKSSPLKAAPNGFEPTSPEARAALESLVRDSYAWFRDLVKQRRAMDDNQLGIVADGRVFTGRQAVGLKLIDQLGDEKTAVAWLETEKKVKSGLPVRDFKLAPQFGDLTFLRAAASVTLDALGLGPIARQIEQSGAMHLGLDGMLALWVPGSSR
- a CDS encoding integration host factor subunit beta; this translates as MIKSELVQRIAEHNPHLYQRDVENIVNAILDEIVDALARGDRVELRGFGAFSVKHRPARAGRNPRTGAHVPVDQKSVPFFKTGKEMRERLNRETGNTDTGA
- a CDS encoding LapA family protein, whose protein sequence is MQKFLTAVVLIPLGLIFIVFAVANRHLVTVSFDPLDVSDPIGTVQMPLFVLIIGVAILGVIAGGIATWFRQRHWRRAARRHQAEAIEARAELANLRASIVSPAQSEPKRLLLEQGSATGRRDKAGAAL
- a CDS encoding phosphoribosylanthranilate isomerase — its product is MSVVVKICGLSTCDTLEAAVAAGADMLGFVFFPASPRHVGLDLARQLGDQIGSRAAKVALTVDASDALIRDVVDALAPDLLQLHGKESPERIRAIKHTFGLPVMKAVAVATADDLAALPAYAAASDRILFDARPPKDALRPGGLGVPFDWALLSGLALPVPFMVSGGITPGNVAEALRVTRAGGVDVSSGVETTPGVKDPELIRSFIRAARASEETMA